One Silene latifolia isolate original U9 population chromosome 4, ASM4854445v1, whole genome shotgun sequence DNA segment encodes these proteins:
- the LOC141651665 gene encoding uncharacterized protein LOC141651665, which produces MSDASNYAFGAVLGPKVGRIPHVIQYASMMMNETERNYTTTEKEFLTVVFILEKFRPYIIGAKDKKGSTNTVADHLSRIVQEESQDALKSPIQATFPDDTLLALSTIEPWYAHIVNFMIFKEFPKGLSRSQREKIKSDAKYYVWDDLYLWKFCADQVIRRCVPDTDIIPILKFCHKYACGGHFGAKKTARKVLESGGFIQGRSIMENILICQDLVKLYGRKSVSPRCLFKIDLQKAYDSVEWSFLFQMLHELNISAGFIALIKECVTTATYTLNLNGDSFGWFKGQRGLRQGDPLSPLLFTICMEYLTRLLSYTTSTMKFRFHPLCKSMKLSSLMFADDLLLFSKGDVGSIMILLRTFSTFSQASGLQMSRGKSNVYFNGVASEVRREIVQVSGCIEGKLPFKYLGVPIKPAKLSIKDCQPLIDKFFERVRQLGTKKLSYAGRLVLIKAVYRTLHSYWASIFIIPKAVLLKIEAICRNFLWHGGTEYARTPTVPWSKLCTNQKEGGLGLRDEYSWNKAAVGKLVRWIQAHPSKLWVQWEFQPAYHQNEWTVIPGKEYTIKKGYSWLRPTNQTVSWSHIVWTKWSIPKHSFIAWLYYQQGFNTKDKLYRFGIVPDSNCCICAQEEESPSHLFFQCQYSRRVIQRVQEWTGVTMSAANTQNWWQHRRFTRLKNGVLNSILNATMYYIWNQRNASRHEGAIISPGRCVVMIQADIRNRIQQQLQGTVSRKDKHWIEKLLH; this is translated from the exons ATGTCGGATGCGAGTAACTATGCCTTTGGCGCAGTGCTTGGCCCAAAGGTAGGGAGGATACCCCATGTTATTCAATATGCATCGATGATGATGAACGAGACTGAAAGAAACTATACCACTACTGAGAAAGAGTTTCTTACGGTAGTGTTTATCTTGGAAAAGTTTCGACCTTATATTATTGGAGCCAAG GATAAGAAGGGTTCAACTAACACGGTGGCGGACCACCTAAGTCGGATTGTGCAAGAAGAATCTCAAGATGCCTTGAAATCACCAATACAAGCAACTTTCCCGGATGACACACTTCTAGCCTTGTCCACTATTGAGCCATGGTATGCCCATATAGTAAATTTCATGATCTTCAAAGAGTTTCCTAAAGGTCTTTCTCGCTCCCAACGAGAAAAGATCAAGAGCGATGCTAAGTATTATGTGTGGGATGACCTATATCTTTGGAAGTTTTGTGCTGACCAAGTTATTAGAAGGTGTGTCCCGGATACCGATATTATTCCAATTCTTAAATTTTGCCATAAATATGCTTGTGGTGGGCATTTCGGAGCCAAGAAAACGGCTAGGAAAGTTTTGGAGAGCG GAGGTTTTATTCAAGGTAGAAGCATTATGGAGAACATTCTAATTTGCCAAGATCTTGTTAAACTTTATGGAAGGAAGAGTGTCTCCCCTAGATGTCTATTCAAAATAGACCTGCAGAAGGCTTATGACTCAGTGGAGTGGAGTTTCCTTTTTCAGATGCTACATGAATTAAATATTTCAGCTGGTTTTATTGCTCTCATTAAGGAATGTGTCACCACTGCCACTTATACTTTGAATTTGAATGGGGATAGCTTTGGCTGGTTTAAGGGACAAAGAGGATTAAGACAAGGAGATCCTTTGTCACCTTTGCTCTTTACAATTTGCATGGAATATCTTACCAGATTGTTATCCTATACTACCTCTACAATGAAGTTCAGGTTTCACCCTCTTTGCAAATCAATGAAATTGAGTAGcttaatgtttgcagatgatttgttGCTCTTCTCTAAAGGGGATGTGGGTTCCATTATGATCCTGCTACGCACCTTCTCAACCTTTTCTCAAGCATCAGGACTTCAGATGAGTAGGGGAAAGtcaaatgtgtattttaatggaGTAGCTAGTGAAGTCAGAAGAGAAATAGTTCAGGTATCAGGCTGCATTGAAGGCAAATTACCTTTCAAATACCTTGGAGTGCCAATTAAGCCTGCTAAATTATCAATCAAAGACTGCCAACCATTGATTGATAAATTTTTTGAGAGGGTAAGACAACTGGGAACCAAAAAACTCTCGTATGCTGGGAGACTGGTGTTGATAAAAGCAGTATACAGAACTCTACATTCCTACTGGGCTTCTATTTTCATCATTCCAAAAGCAGTGCTCCTCAAAATTGAAGCAATATGCAGGAACTTCTTGTGGCATGGAGGGACTGAATATGCTAGGACCCCTACTGTTCCCTGGTCAAAACTTTGCACTAATCAGAAGGAGGGGGGACTTGGCCTGAGAGATGAGTACAGTTGGAATAAAGCAGCAGTTGGGAAACTGGTCCGGTGGATTCAGGCTCACCCATCTAAGCTATGGGTGCAATGG GAGTTTCAGCCAGCATACCACCAGAATGAATGGACTGTGATACCAGGTAAGGAGTATACTATCAAGAAGGGGTATAGCTGGTTAAGGCCAACCAACCAGACTGTAAGCTGGTCTCATATTGTTTGGACCAAATGGTCCATTCCCAAACACAGCTTTATAGCTTGGTTGTACTATCAGCAAGGGTTTAATACCAAAGACAAGCTCTACAGATTTGGTATTGTCCCTGACAGCAACTGTTGTATTTGTGCTCAAGAGGAAGAGTCACCATCTCACCTCTTTTTCCAGTGCCAGTACAGCAGGAGAGTTATTCAGAGAGTTCAGGAATGGACGGGGGTGACTATGTCTGCTGCCAATACTCAGAATTGGTGGCAACACAGGAGGTTCACGAGGCTGAAGAATGGGGTCTTGAATAGTATACTCAATGCTACTATGTACTATATCTGGAACCAGAGGAATGCAAGCAGGCATGAGGGTGCTATAATCAGTCCTGgcaggtgtgtggtgatgataCAAGCAGATATCAGGAACAGAATTCAACAACAGTTGCAGGGTACAGTGTCGAGAAAAGATAAGCATTGGATTGAGAAATTGCTGCACTAG